In uncultured Campylobacter sp., the DNA window AGTAAATTTTAACCGATTTGCCCCGCTCGCGAGGTATCGGATGCGCCTTTATCGCGGCTTCTACCGCTTCATTGATCTTTGCGGTGCCGAGCTTGCGCGTAAAATTTGAATAAACCTCCAAAATGAGCGGGTAAATTTTATGGATCCGCTTCCTGTCCGTCGCGCTGACGCTAATGATCGGCGCGTATGAAAGAAATTTAAACCTATCTCTCAAATCGCGGCAAAACTCGTCGTAATCGCGCTCGCAAAGATCCCATTTGTTTAAAATTATGATTAGACCTAGTTCAAATTTAGCCGCAAGCCCCGCTATGCGCTCGTCCAGCTCGTTTAGCGGCTCGCTTGCGTCAAGTACCAAAAGCGCGATGTCAGAGTTTTGCAGGATTTTTTCGGTGCGGTTTAACGCGAAGCGCTCGATGCCTTCGATCTTACCGCGGCGGCGAATACCTGCCGTGTCGATAAACTCTAGCGTGCGCCCCTCAAATTCCGTGCTTTCGTTCACCGGATCGATCGTCGTGCCCGCATAATCGCTCACGACCGAGCGCTGCGAGCCCACAAGCGCGTTTAGAAGGCTTGATTTACCGACGTTTACCCGCCCGATGATACCCACGCCGATAGTTTTATTAGCGTAAAATTCCTCGTCGTGCCCCTCTTTCGGCTCGCCCTCGTCGTTAAAGCCTTCTATAAAATCATCAAAAATTTCATCCTCGTCCTGCCGCGCAGGCGCAGGGTCCAAGAAGCCGTAGATCCACTCTTTCAGCTCGTCGATGCCGCTGTTGTGTGAGACGGAGATCGGGAAAAATTTAACGCCGAATTCGTTAAACTCCCAGCTGCGCTCCTCGTCGCGCTTGCCGTCGATCTTATTGACCACTAGGGCGATGGGCTTACCGAGCCTTTGCAGCGAGAAAAATATCCGCCGCTCATCATCGCTCGGAAGCAGCTTGCCGTCCGTCATAAAGATTATCAAATCCGCGCTCTTTGCCTCACTTAGCGTCTTAGCTTGCACGCGCGCAAACATCTCGGAGGTGTCGTCCAGACCGCCCGAATCGATCACGCGAACGCGGCGATCGAAAATTTCGGCTTCAGCCCTATTGGTATCGCGCGTCGTACCCGCAACGTCGCTGGTGATGGCGATGCGAGCGCCCGCTAAGCGGTTAAAAAGGCTCGACTTGCCGACGTTGGGGCGCCCGATGATGATCAAACTTTTCACGTTCGTCCTTGTAGTTTTTGGCGCGATTATAACCAAAAATAGATTAAAGCCAAATTCTACGCGCTCGCTAGCGAAAGTCGGGCGGCAAAATTTTATGAAATTTAGGCGCTAAATTTAGCGAAATTTTATCGTGGCACTAGCAAAACGCCGCTTGAATAAAAGGCCTCAAGGCTTGCGATCCGTCGCCGCAGACGATGCGGAGCGGGGGGGGCTGCACGCAAATTTTATAAATTTTTAAAACCGAAGCCTGAGCGCGAAAGCTAGCGGTCAAAGCACAAAAACGGGCACAACCGCGCGAAAGCATAAAAGCCCGCAGCTGCGCAAATTTTACTGCTTTGCACATGCAAGCGGCGGCGCGCAGAGCAGAGGGTCGGTAAAAATCACAAAAGCAGCACCCAATATCCAAGCGCGAACTAGCGCCTGTGAGCGAGAAACGCAAATGCAATTGTCGATGTGCAAAAAACGAGCCGTCGCACCCAAACATGCAAAACCGAGCCGTCACGCCAAGCGCACAAAAGCAGGCGGCGCGACAAGATTAAAAGTGATGACGCAGCGAGAATTAGAAGCAACGGTGCGGCGAGGGTGAGATTAAAAACAGCGGGATATTAAAATTTAATCATTATGCGTGTATAATTCCGCAAATTTAAAGGGTCGCGATGAAATACAACTTCTTGCTGCACCATCTAAGCGTGTATTATATGCTGATGGCGTGCTTTTACAACTCTCTTACGGGCGTTTTCGCCAAGATTTTGGGTGCGCAAATTTCATCGCTTGAGGTCGTGCTCTTTCGCAATCTACCAGGGCTTCTGATCCTGCTTTATAAAATCAAGGCTCGTCCCCGCGCGGCGCGCTTCGCAAACAAAGGCGGTCATCCTTTTACGCTTGCGTTTCGCGGCATTATCGGGATTTTGGGGCTAATGGTGTTTTTTTACAACGTCGCAAACATCAGCCTCGGCGAGGCATTTACCTTTCAAAAAACGGCGCCCATTTGGACGGCGATCATCGCGTATTTTACCCTCGGCGAAAAATTCGGCGCGATGGGCTGGTTCTCGGTCTGTCTCGGATTTGCGGGGATCGTTTTGGTAATTCAGCCGCAGTTTGGCTTGCAGCCGAGCGATGTTTTTGGAATTTTAAGCGGATTATTCGCCGCAATGGCGCTTACCTCCGTACGCGGGCTGCGCAAATACTATAGCTCCGATACGATCATCCTCTCGGCGCTTCTTGCCGGCACGCTGATGCCCGCAGCGCTTATGATCGCGGCGGAATTTATAGACGCGCCGGCGCTTAACTTTATACTTTGCAAATTTAAAATTCCAAACGCGCAGGGTTGGCTCTTTGCCGTGCTTTTGGGGCTGCTAGGGCTATTTTATCAAACCTACGTCACCAAGGCCTACGCCGCGACGCGCAAAGCGGGCATAGTAGCTACGATCAGCTACGCAGACATCATCTTTTCGACGCTATTTGGGCTGCTGCTAGGCGACACCATGCCCGGTTTCATGGCACTTTCGGGCATGGCACTCATCATCGTCGCGGGCACACTTGTGGCGAACCGAAAGTAGCGCGCGATGAAACAAAAATTCTACTCCGCGTTTTGGCTGAAACATCTGGGCGTTTATTATATGCTCGTAGCGAGCTTTTATTTCGCGCTAAACGGCGCGCTAGCCAAGGTCATGGCGGAGCGGATGAGCAGCGCCGAGATCGTGTTTTTCCGCAACGTCGTAGGCATCGGCATCGTGCTGTTTTCGCTACGGCGGGTAAAAAATCTGGGCCCCGGCGGCAAGCCGTGGCTACTTGCATTTCGCGGCTTTATTGGCAGCTGCGGCATCTTAGCGACCTTCTACAATATCGCTCACATCGATCTTGGCACCGCTTTTACCTTCCAAAAGACGGCGCCCATTTTCACCGCGCTATTTTCGGCGTTTTTCTTAGGCGAAAAGCTAAGTTCCAAGGCATGGTTTGCGATACTGCTGGGCTTTGGCGGAATTTTACTCGTCGTGCGCCCGCACATCGGCATCAGCGTAACCGACGCGGTGGGAATCTTCGGCGGCATGTGCGCAGGGCTTGCATACACGAGCGTGCGCGAGCTCCGCAAACACTACGCCACCAACCTCATCGTGCTGGTTTTTGTCTCGTCAGCCACCTTTCTAAGTGCTACGATGATGATAACGGGCTGGGTGCTTGAAGGTAGCGAGGCTAAAATTTTAGGGCTTTTCAGCGGGGCGGATTTAGCGAAGCTTGCTTATTTCAACCCGCCAAGCCTTTTTGGCTGGGTGCTCGTGGCGCTTCTGGGCGTCAGCGGTATCTATTTTCAAATTTACATGACGCGCGCTTACGCCGCTTCGCGCAAAGCGGGTATCGTCGCCGCGATCAGCTACAGCGACATCCTATTTAGCATGGCACTAGGCATTATGCTAGGCGATCATCTACCCGGTCCTATCGTGCTAGCGGGCATTGCGGTAGTGATTTTAAGCGGAATTCTAATCGCCCGCGAGCGCTAAATTTAAATCTAAATTTAAAAACTAATTCAAACGCGCCGAGGGGCTAAATTTAATCCGCGCCGCCTGCAGGCGCTAAATTTCAGCAGTCTAAAAGCTTAAAAAGACTAACATTCAAACCAAAGTTCTACGGCGTAGAAATATTTTTCGACGGATTTAAATTTTATGCATTTTATCGGTATCGACATCGGCTCGACCTCTTCAAAGGTCGCGGTTATGGACGAGGGCGGCTCATTTTGCGATCTGTTTTTGCTACCCAGCGGATTTAGCGCGGTCAAGGTAGCGCGGCAGATAAAAGAAATTTTAGAGCAAAAAGGCTACGGCGAGGGCTTCGTCACCGCTACGGGCTACGGGCGCGTGAGCGTGGATTACGCAGATCTTAGCATGAGCGAAATTTTATGCCACGGGCTTGGGGCGCATTTTTTATTCGAGCCCGATTGCACCGTCATCGACGTGGGCGGGCAGGACACCAAAGCGATCAAAATCGAAGGCGGCAAGCCCGAGGATTTTATAATGAACGACAAATGCTCGGCGGGTACAGGCAAATTTCTAGAGATCAGCGCTAACCGCCTCGGGCTCGAGCTGAGCGAAATTTACAAAACCGCCCGCAAAAATCCCGCGATTAAGCTAAGCTCCCATGCGCGGTTTTTGCTGAGACCGTCCTCGCTAAGCGCAAACAAAGGGCGATCCGGTCGCAAATATCGCCGAGCGCTACCTTAAAATTCCATGTTCGGTGATGTATCAAAACGACGCGCACTCAGAGGTTATCAAGGGTTTTGTACGCGAATATCAAGCCCACGGCGTCGTCGACGTCGTGGACTGCCACACCTACGCAACCCTGACAAACAAGATCAAAGAGGCGAGCCGCGAAGCGGGAGCGAACTATATGTCGCTAGAGACCGATTATTCAAAACAGAATGTCGGGCAGATACGCACGCGGCTGGAAGCCTTTATAGAGCTGCTTTAGCAGGTCTTATTTGAAATTTTAAAATTAAGAATTTTCTAAATTTAAAAACAAACCAAAGAAAGGAGAGGTTGCATGAAATTTAAGGAGATAGACGAATCTCGTCGCGGCTTTTTAAAAGGAGCTCTAGCGGCAGCCGCCATCGCCGGACCTGAAGCGATGCTCGCTGGCTTCAAGCCGTTTAAGCCAGGTTCCCTGCAGGTTTGGTCGTGCGGAGGACTGTCCGAAGCATTTAACGAGCTAAACGCCGTTTATGAGTCAAGAACGGGACATAATATCCAGTACACCGGCGCCTTTGCGGGTGCGCTCGGAAAGTCGCTACTGGCCTTGCAGGGCAAGACGGAGGTTTTCGGCGCCCGCGTTTTGGAGCTGTCTCAAAAACTGCGTAAGGCTGGCCTTAGCCTCCGCTTTAGACCGCTATGTTTTACCGACTATGTTTTAGTAGTGCCAAAGGGCAATCCTGCGGGCGTTCGCGATCTAAAGGATTTGGCAGAGCCCGGCGTGCGGGTGATGCTGCCGCTAAGGGCTTCGCCTCCGGGTAGCGGACCGGTAAAGGGAATTTTGAAAAATTCCGGTCTCACAGGGCCCGTTATGAAAAATATGATCTCCAACGGAGCGTGCGTTATTACCATGATGTGTGATCTCGTAGACGGCAAGGGCGATGCGTCCATAATCGAAAAGCGCCTAACGACGCACGATAGGTTTAAAGACAAAATCGAATATATGCCTATCGACGAGAAACTCATTCCGCCCGGGCCGCTTACCTTTACGCTAAATATCATGAAATACGTAAAAGACGAGAAGCTTGCCGATGACTTTACGGACTTCGTCTGCTCGGACGGGCAGGAAATTTTCGAGCGGCACGGCTTTACCTCCATCCATTCGGCGCGCGGGCTTGAACTCATAGAAAGGTTCGGTGTAAAAGATGTTTAGTATAGTAAATATGGCAAAGATGAAAAAAGTCTCTAGGCTAACTAAAATTCGTCGCTTGGTGCAGCTGACTTTTATCGGCGCGATCGGGCAATGGGCGTATTACGGGATTTTTAGATGCCCTTTTATCGTGCCTTTCGTAAACTGCCAATCCTGTCCGATCGTCACGTGCTGGGGGCGGATTGCGACCGTCTTTTTTGGCTTTTGGCTATTTATACCCGTGCTGGTTATTTTCCTCGGGCGCGCGTTTTGCGGCTGGCTTTGCCCGGGCGGATTCGTAAATCAAATGCTCGGCAAATTTGCCGCTTTTAAGCTTAAGCTAAAAAATAACAGGAAGCTACGATATGCGCAAATAGGCATGGTTCTAGCCGTTTTGCTTAGCGCGGGCGTATATTTTATCTACGGCAACCCTCGCGTTATGATCCCTATCCGTACCAGCGACGAGTATCTCAACGCCGTTATCATGTCTTTTAAATTTTCCGACTGGTACTGGGCGGTTCGCACCGCCGTCGTCGTAGCTCTTATCGCCGCATCATTGATCGTCGCAAATTTATGGTGCCGCTTCGCCTGTCCTAGCGGCGGCATAATGGAGCTGCTGCGTAAAATTTCAGTATTTCGCGTTTATAAAACGGACGCCTGCGATAACTGCAACGCCTGTTTGCGCAAATGCGAAATGGGCACTAGGCCCGACGAGATGAACTGCACGAACTGCGGCGATTGTATGGATGTTTGCCACGCGGACGCCATCAAATTCGGAAGGAAAAAAGATTGATGAATTTTTTCGCCAAACCCTCCTTCGACAACCACCCCTGCTTTAGCAAAAAAGCGTCCGCCGCCTACGGGCGCGTGCACCTTCCCGTAGCGCCGCATTGCAATATCCAATGCAATTTTTGCAACCGCATCTACGACTGCGCAAACGAAAATCGCCCCGGCGTAACAGAGAGGGTGCAGAGCCCGGACGAAGCCGCGCTATACGTGGAAAATCTATTTAAATTTAGACAGGATATCTCGGTCATCGGTATCGCAGGACCCGGGGATCCTATGTGCGATGCCGACAAGACCCTAGCTACCTTTGAAAAATGCAAAGCCCGCTTCCCTCACGCCCTGCTTTGCCTATCCACAAACGGCCTATCCCTGCCCGAGCACGTGGATGATATCGTGCGCATCGGCGTGAGCCACGTGACGGTGACCGTTAATGCCGTAACGCCCGAAGTGGGCGGCAAAATTTATGCGTGGGTACGCCACGGAAATAGAATTTACAGCGGCGAAGAGGGCGCTAGAATTCTTCAGGCGTGCCAAGAGGAGGGGATCCGCAAGCTAAAAGAAGCCCGCATGATCGTAAAGATCAATACGGTCGTAATCCCTGGCGTAAATATGGATCACGTCCCGCAAATCGCGAAAAAGGCCAAAGAGTGGCAGGCCGATATCATGAACTGTATGGCGATGATCCCCGTGCAGGGCACCCCTTTTGCAAATATCAAATCGCCCTCAAACGAAGAAATTCGCAGCATGCGAAAGCTCATCGGCGGCTCCATTCATCAAATGACTTACTGCAGCAGATGCCGCGCCGACGCGTGCGGCAAGCTTTGCGAGAAATAAAGACCTGCTTTTAGCGGGTCTTTTATCCGGCGCAGAATACACTCTCATAGCGAACGTAAAATTTTATGAAGAGATTTAAATTTAGAATTTGTCTAAATTTAGAACTAGCAAGCAGCCAAAAAGAAACTTTTTTGGTGGCGGCACTTTTTTAAAATTTAAAAACAATTTTTAAATAATATTATTTTGCTTTTATTTAACTTTTGGTACAATAACTCCAAAATTAGGCATCAAAAAAACCGTATAACGGTAAAATAAAGGAGACATCATGGAAAACGTTTCAAGACGTGATCTGCTCAAAATGAGCCTAGTTGGCGCGGGAGCTTTAGCGCTCGGCTCCGTAAACGCAAATGCTGCGGTTAACGCTAAAGACGTCAAATTTGACGAAGAGTGGGACGTAGTCATCGTTGGTTCCGGTTTTGCAGGACTAGCAGCCGGTATCACCGCAGCCGAAAAGGGCAACAAAGTCCTAATCCTAGAAAAAATGGGACGCGTCGGCGGTAACTCCGTAATTAACGGCGGAATTTTTGCCGTTCCAAACAGCGACAAACAAAAAGCAGAAGGCATCAAAGATAGCAACGAGCTATTTATCAAAGACTGCCTAAAAGCCGGCCGCGGCCTAAACCACGTAGATCTCATCGACACCATCGCTACTCGCGCTCAAGACGCATATAAACTAACTCTAAAATGCGGCGCTAAATACATAGATAAAGTTACTCACGCAGGCGGACACAGCGTACCTAGATCGCTTCAAACCGCTAACGGCTCGGGCTCAGGTATCGTTCAGCCGATGGTAGAATACTTTAAAAACCTACAAGGCTGCGAGCTAAGACAAAGAGCTAAATTTGACGAGTTTGTACTCGGCGAAGACGGCGGCGTAGACGGCGTGATCATCAGAGAGGATTATAAATTCGACTCAAAGAGCCAAAAAGACGACGCCGAAAACACTACCGGAACTAAAAAGACTATAAAAGCTAAAAAAGGCGTAGTACTAGCTGCGGGCGGATTTTGCCGCGACGTATTCTTTAGACAAGTCCAAGATCCATCTATCCTACCTACCACAGATAGCACTAACCACCCAGGAGCTACTGCAGGCGCTATGAAAGAGGCATTTAGAATCGGCGCAACTCCAGTGCAGCTAAGCTGGATACAGTTTGGTCCATGGGCATGCCCTGATGAAAAAGGCTTTGGCGTTGGCTCTATGTTTAACGTAAACGGAAGCTTCCGCTACGGTATCTCGGTCGATCCAAGAACAGGCAAACGCTATATGAACGAGCTAGCGGACCGCCGCACCCGCTCTCAAGCTATGTTTAAAGTAATCGACGCAAAAGCAGATATCTATCCTATCAACTTCTGCGACTCTGAGGGCGTAAAAAATATGGTCATACCTGAGCACTACACTAAACCGCTAGAATCAGGCGTACTAAAGAAATTTGAAACTCTAGACGAGCTAGCTGCAGCTTATAAAATCCCTGCTGCAGAGCTAAAAAAGACCGTCGAGAAATATAATAGCTTCGTTAAATCAGGTAAAGACGAAGACTTTGGCAAACCGATGGATAAAACCACTACAAACGGCGTAGATATCTCTAAACCACCTTTCTACGCTATGCGCGGTACGCCAAAACTTCACCACACCATGGGCGGTATCGATATCAATACCAAAGCTCAGGTCATCTCTTTACAAACAGAGATGCCTATCCCAAGATTATTTGCCGCAGGCGAGATCACAGGCGGCGTACACGGAGCTAGCCGCTTAGGTAGCGTGGCGATAGCTGACTGCTTAACGTTTGGTATGATAGCGGGTGAGAATATAGGCTAATTTGCGGCGTCTTTCGGACGCTTTTTGCGGAGCTTGCTAAAATTTTGCTTGGCAGACTATTTTGTCTAGCCTGCGCAAAATTTTAGCCGCGCAACCCAAAAAATCGCCTCGAAATACTCGCAAATCTTATT includes these proteins:
- a CDS encoding substrate-binding domain-containing protein; amino-acid sequence: MKFKEIDESRRGFLKGALAAAAIAGPEAMLAGFKPFKPGSLQVWSCGGLSEAFNELNAVYESRTGHNIQYTGAFAGALGKSLLALQGKTEVFGARVLELSQKLRKAGLSLRFRPLCFTDYVLVVPKGNPAGVRDLKDLAEPGVRVMLPLRASPPGSGPVKGILKNSGLTGPVMKNMISNGACVITMMCDLVDGKGDASIIEKRLTTHDRFKDKIEYMPIDEKLIPPGPLTFTLNIMKYVKDEKLADDFTDFVCSDGQEIFERHGFTSIHSARGLELIERFGVKDV
- a CDS encoding DMT family transporter — encoded protein: MKQKFYSAFWLKHLGVYYMLVASFYFALNGALAKVMAERMSSAEIVFFRNVVGIGIVLFSLRRVKNLGPGGKPWLLAFRGFIGSCGILATFYNIAHIDLGTAFTFQKTAPIFTALFSAFFLGEKLSSKAWFAILLGFGGILLVVRPHIGISVTDAVGIFGGMCAGLAYTSVRELRKHYATNLIVLVFVSSATFLSATMMITGWVLEGSEAKILGLFSGADLAKLAYFNPPSLFGWVLVALLGVSGIYFQIYMTRAYAASRKAGIVAAISYSDILFSMALGIMLGDHLPGPIVLAGIAVVILSGILIARER
- the der gene encoding ribosome biogenesis GTPase Der, whose amino-acid sequence is MKSLIIIGRPNVGKSSLFNRLAGARIAITSDVAGTTRDTNRAEAEIFDRRVRVIDSGGLDDTSEMFARVQAKTLSEAKSADLIIFMTDGKLLPSDDERRIFFSLQRLGKPIALVVNKIDGKRDEERSWEFNEFGVKFFPISVSHNSGIDELKEWIYGFLDPAPARQDEDEIFDDFIEGFNDEGEPKEGHDEEFYANKTIGVGIIGRVNVGKSSLLNALVGSQRSVVSDYAGTTIDPVNESTEFEGRTLEFIDTAGIRRRGKIEGIERFALNRTEKILQNSDIALLVLDASEPLNELDERIAGLAAKFELGLIIILNKWDLCERDYDEFCRDLRDRFKFLSYAPIISVSATDRKRIHKIYPLILEVYSNFTRKLGTAKINEAVEAAIKAHPIPRERGKSVKIYYAAQIGFAPPKIALVMNRPGALHFSYKRYLMNRLRASFALSGSPLVLLPRKKGESDEER
- a CDS encoding flavocytochrome c, giving the protein MENVSRRDLLKMSLVGAGALALGSVNANAAVNAKDVKFDEEWDVVIVGSGFAGLAAGITAAEKGNKVLILEKMGRVGGNSVINGGIFAVPNSDKQKAEGIKDSNELFIKDCLKAGRGLNHVDLIDTIATRAQDAYKLTLKCGAKYIDKVTHAGGHSVPRSLQTANGSGSGIVQPMVEYFKNLQGCELRQRAKFDEFVLGEDGGVDGVIIREDYKFDSKSQKDDAENTTGTKKTIKAKKGVVLAAGGFCRDVFFRQVQDPSILPTTDSTNHPGATAGAMKEAFRIGATPVQLSWIQFGPWACPDEKGFGVGSMFNVNGSFRYGISVDPRTGKRYMNELADRRTRSQAMFKVIDAKADIYPINFCDSEGVKNMVIPEHYTKPLESGVLKKFETLDELAAAYKIPAAELKKTVEKYNSFVKSGKDEDFGKPMDKTTTNGVDISKPPFYAMRGTPKLHHTMGGIDINTKAQVISLQTEMPIPRLFAAGEITGGVHGASRLGSVAIADCLTFGMIAGENIG
- a CDS encoding radical SAM protein; translation: MNFFAKPSFDNHPCFSKKASAAYGRVHLPVAPHCNIQCNFCNRIYDCANENRPGVTERVQSPDEAALYVENLFKFRQDISVIGIAGPGDPMCDADKTLATFEKCKARFPHALLCLSTNGLSLPEHVDDIVRIGVSHVTVTVNAVTPEVGGKIYAWVRHGNRIYSGEEGARILQACQEEGIRKLKEARMIVKINTVVIPGVNMDHVPQIAKKAKEWQADIMNCMAMIPVQGTPFANIKSPSNEEIRSMRKLIGGSIHQMTYCSRCRADACGKLCEK
- a CDS encoding 2-hydroxyacyl-CoA dehydratase family protein — its product is MYQNDAHSEVIKGFVREYQAHGVVDVVDCHTYATLTNKIKEASREAGANYMSLETDYSKQNVGQIRTRLEAFIELL
- a CDS encoding acyl-CoA dehydratase activase translates to MHFIGIDIGSTSSKVAVMDEGGSFCDLFLLPSGFSAVKVARQIKEILEQKGYGEGFVTATGYGRVSVDYADLSMSEILCHGLGAHFLFEPDCTVIDVGGQDTKAIKIEGGKPEDFIMNDKCSAGTGKFLEISANRLGLELSEIYKTARKNPAIKLSSHARFLLRPSSLSANKGRSGRKYRRALP
- a CDS encoding 4Fe-4S binding protein, which encodes MFSIVNMAKMKKVSRLTKIRRLVQLTFIGAIGQWAYYGIFRCPFIVPFVNCQSCPIVTCWGRIATVFFGFWLFIPVLVIFLGRAFCGWLCPGGFVNQMLGKFAAFKLKLKNNRKLRYAQIGMVLAVLLSAGVYFIYGNPRVMIPIRTSDEYLNAVIMSFKFSDWYWAVRTAVVVALIAASLIVANLWCRFACPSGGIMELLRKISVFRVYKTDACDNCNACLRKCEMGTRPDEMNCTNCGDCMDVCHADAIKFGRKKD
- a CDS encoding DMT family transporter encodes the protein MKYNFLLHHLSVYYMLMACFYNSLTGVFAKILGAQISSLEVVLFRNLPGLLILLYKIKARPRAARFANKGGHPFTLAFRGIIGILGLMVFFYNVANISLGEAFTFQKTAPIWTAIIAYFTLGEKFGAMGWFSVCLGFAGIVLVIQPQFGLQPSDVFGILSGLFAAMALTSVRGLRKYYSSDTIILSALLAGTLMPAALMIAAEFIDAPALNFILCKFKIPNAQGWLFAVLLGLLGLFYQTYVTKAYAATRKAGIVATISYADIIFSTLFGLLLGDTMPGFMALSGMALIIVAGTLVANRK